One segment of Eschrichtius robustus isolate mEscRob2 chromosome 3, mEscRob2.pri, whole genome shotgun sequence DNA contains the following:
- the GSTM3 gene encoding glutathione S-transferase Mu 3 isoform X1 has product MSSESTMILGYWDIRGLAHAIRMLLEFTDTAYEEKRYTCGEAPDYDKSQWLDMKFKLDLDFPNLPYLMDGKNKITQSNAILRYIARKHNMCGETEEEKIRVDMMENQIMDFRMQLIQLCYNPDHEKLKPRYLEQLPGQLKQFSLFLGKYSWFAGEKLTFVDFLTYDVLDQNHIFEPKCLDEFPNLKAFMCRFEALEKIAAYMQSDRFLKMPINNKMAQWGNKRIC; this is encoded by the exons ATGTCGTCGGAGTCGACCATGATTCTGGGTTACTGGGATATTCGCGGG CTGGCGCATGCCATCCGCATGCTCCTGGAGTTCACGGATACAGCCTATGAAGAGAAAAGATACACGTGCGGGGAAG CTCCTGACTATGATAAAAGCCAGTGGCTGGATATGAAATTCAAACTAGACCTGGACTTTCCTAAC CTGCCCTATCTCATGGATGGTAAGAACAAGATCACCCAGAGCAACGCCATCTTGCGCTATATCGCCCGCAAGCACAATATGT GTGGTGAGACTGAAGAAGAAAAGATTCGAGTGGACATGATGGAGAACCAAATAATGGATTTTCGCATGCAACTGATACAACTCTGCTACAACCCTGACCAC GAAAAACTGAAGCCTCGGTACTTGGAACAGCTACCTGGACAACTGAAACAGTTCTCCTTGTTCCTGGGGAAATACTCATGGTTTGCAGGGGAAAAg CTCACCTTTGTGGATTTCCTCACCTATGATGTGTTAGATCAGAACCATATCTTTGAGCCCAAGTGCCTGGATGAATTTCCAAATCTGAAGGCTTTCATGTGCCGTTTTGAG GCCTTGGAGAAAATAGCTGCCTACATGCAGTCTGACCGCTTCCTTAAGATGCCCATCAACAACAAGATGGCCCAGTGGGGCAACAAGAGAATATGCTGA
- the GSTM3 gene encoding glutathione S-transferase Mu 3 isoform X2, with amino-acid sequence MPSACSWSSRIQPMKRKDTRAGKLPYLMDGKNKITQSNAILRYIARKHNMCGETEEEKIRVDMMENQIMDFRMQLIQLCYNPDHEKLKPRYLEQLPGQLKQFSLFLGKYSWFAGEKLTFVDFLTYDVLDQNHIFEPKCLDEFPNLKAFMCRFEALEKIAAYMQSDRFLKMPINNKMAQWGNKRIC; translated from the exons ATGCCATCCGCATGCTCCTGGAGTTCACGGATACAGCCTATGAAGAGAAAAGATACACGTGCGGGGAAG CTGCCCTATCTCATGGATGGTAAGAACAAGATCACCCAGAGCAACGCCATCTTGCGCTATATCGCCCGCAAGCACAATATGT GTGGTGAGACTGAAGAAGAAAAGATTCGAGTGGACATGATGGAGAACCAAATAATGGATTTTCGCATGCAACTGATACAACTCTGCTACAACCCTGACCAC GAAAAACTGAAGCCTCGGTACTTGGAACAGCTACCTGGACAACTGAAACAGTTCTCCTTGTTCCTGGGGAAATACTCATGGTTTGCAGGGGAAAAg CTCACCTTTGTGGATTTCCTCACCTATGATGTGTTAGATCAGAACCATATCTTTGAGCCCAAGTGCCTGGATGAATTTCCAAATCTGAAGGCTTTCATGTGCCGTTTTGAG GCCTTGGAGAAAATAGCTGCCTACATGCAGTCTGACCGCTTCCTTAAGATGCCCATCAACAACAAGATGGCCCAGTGGGGCAACAAGAGAATATGCTGA